In the genome of Carassius carassius chromosome 47, fCarCar2.1, whole genome shotgun sequence, one region contains:
- the LOC132130762 gene encoding sarcoplasmic/endoplasmic reticulum calcium ATPase 2 — MENAHTKTVEEVYSHFAVNESTGLGLEQVKRQREKWGPNELPAEEGKSLWELVVEQFEDLLVRILLLAACISFVLAWFEEGEETITAFVEPFVILLILIANAIVGVWQERNAENAIEALKEYEPEMGKVYRQDRKTVQRIKARDIVPGDIVEVAVGDKVPADIRLTSIKSTTLRVDQSILTGESVSVIKHTDPVPDPRAVNQDKKNMLFSGTNIAAGKAVGVVIATGVNTEIGKIRDEMASTEQERTPLQQKLDEFGQQLSKVISLICIAVWIINIGHFNDPVHGGSWIRGAVYYFKIAVALAVAAIPEGLPAVITTCLALGTRRMAKKNAIVRSLPSVETLGCTSVICSDKTGTLTTNQMSVCRMFIVDQANGSSCSLKEFTITGSTYAPDGQVFSEGKPVKCSQYDALVELATICALCNDSSLDYNEAKGVYEKVGEATETALTCLVEKMNVFDTQLKGLSKVERANACNSVIKQLMKKEFTLEFSRDRKSMSVYCTPNKAHSSIGKMFVKGAPEGVIDRCTHIRVGGNKVSLTAAMKEKILSVIREYGTGRDTLRCLALATRDNPLSKESMALEDSNKFIEYETDLTFVGCVGMLDPPRAEVAASIKLCRQAGIRVIMITGDNKGTAVAICRRIGIFGDDDDVSSMAYTGREFDDLSAVTQREAVLSARCFARVEPSHKSKIVEYLQSYDEITAMTGDGVNDAPALKKSEIGIAMGSGTAVAKTASEMVLADDNFSTIVAAVEEGRAIYNNMKQFIRYLISSNVGEVVCIFLTAALGFPEALIPVQLLWVNLVTDGLPATALGFNPPDLDIMSKPPRNAREPLISGWLFFRYLAIGCYVGAATVGAAAWWFIAAEDGPRVTIYHLSHFLQCAPDNPEFEGLNCEVFESPYPMTMALSVLVTIEMCNALNSVSENQSLLRMPPWENVWLLGAICLSMSLHFLILYVEPLPMIFQITPLNVTQWLMVLKFSLPVILLDEVLKFVSRNYLDKPKDLDGPKSMACSLSTCTEGISWPFVALSLPLVLWIYSTDTNLAKMFWS; from the exons ATGGAGAACGCACATACGAAAACCGTGGAGGAAGTTTACAGCCATTTCGCCGTGAACGAGAGCACAGGGCTCGGCCTGGAGCAAGTGAAGCGTCAACGGGAGAAATGGGGACCGAACG AATTGCCTGCGGAAGAGG GAAAATCACTGTGGGAGTTGGTGGTGGAGCAATTTGAGGATCTTTTAGTGAGGATTCTTCTCTTGGCAGCTTGCATATCTTTT GTACTGGCCTGGtttgaagagggagaggagaccATTACAGCGTTTGTGGAGCCTTTTGTAATATTGCTAATTTTAATAGCCAATGCCATTGTAGGTGTCTGGCAG GAAAGAAATGCAGAAAATGCCATTGAGGCCCTAAAGGAGTACGAACCTGAGATGGGCAAGGTCTATCGCCAGGACAGGAAGACTGTACAGAGGATCAAAGCCAGGGACATCGTACCCGGGGACATTGTGGAAGTTGCCG TGGGTGACAAAGTTCCTGCTGACATTCGCTTGacttcaatcaagtcaacgactCTGAGGGTGGACCAGTCCATTCTAACAG gaGAATCTGTGTCAGTAATCAAGCATAcagaccctgtccctgaccctcgAGCTGTGAACCAGGACAAGAAGAACATGCTCTTCTCT GGTACCAACATTGCTGCAGGCAAAGCAGTGGGTGTAGTGATCGCGACGGGTGTGAACACAGAGATCGGCAAAATCCGTGATGAGATGGCATCCACGGAGCAGGAGCGCACGCCGCTGCAGCAGAAACTGGATGAGTTCGGCCAGCAGCTGTCTAAGGTGATCTCACTCATCTGCATCGCCGTGTGGATCATCAACATCGGACACTTCAACGATCCCGTTCACGGTGGCTCGTGGATCCGTGGGGCTGTGTACTACTTCAAGATCGCTGTCGCATTGGCTGTGGCCGCCATCCCCGAAGGCCTGCCCGCCGTCATCACCACCTGCCTTGCTCTGGGTACCCGTCGCATGGCTAAGAAGAACGCCATCGTACGCTCTCTGCCCTCAGTGGAGACCCTCGGGTGCACCTCCGTCATCTGCTCAGACAAGACCGGCACCCTGACCACCAACCAGATGTCCGTTTGCAGG atgTTCATTGTTGATCAGGCAAATGGAAGCAGTTGCTCTCTCAAAGAGTTCACCATTACTGGCTCCACATATGCCCCTGATGGACAAGT GTTTAGTGAGGGTAAACCAGTAAAATGCTCCCAGTATGATGCTCTGGTTGAACTGGCCACTATCTGTGCTCTGTGCAATGACTCGTCTCTGGATTACAATGAg GCCAAAGGTGTGTACGAGAAGGTGGGTGAAGCCACAGAGACTGCCCTCACATGCCTGGTGGAGAAAATGAATGTGTTTGACACACAACTGAAGGGCCTTTCCAAAGTTGAGAGGGCGAACGCTTGCAACTCG GTCATCAAGCAGCTGATGAAGAAGGAATTCACTCTGGAGTTCTCTCGAGACAGGAAGTCCATGTCAGTCTATTGCACTCCCAACAAAGCTCACTCCTCCATTGGCAAGATGTTTGTTAAG GGTGCTCCAGAGGGAGTGATTGACAGATGCACACACATTCGTGTAGGAGGGAATAAGGTTTCACTGACAGCAGCCATGAAAGAGAAGATCTTGTCTGTGATCCGAGAGTATGGCACAGGACGTGACACACTGCGCTGTCTCGCTCTGGCCACCCGCGACAACCCATTGAGTAAAGAAAGTATGGCACTGGAGGACTCAAACAAATTCATTGAGTATGAG ACGGACCTGACCTTCGTGGGATGTGTGGGCATGCTAGATCCACCCAGAGCTGAGGTGGCAGCTTCCATCAAACTGTGTCGTCAAGCAGGCATCCGAGTCATCATGATTACCGGCGACAACAAGGGCACGGCCGTCGCCATCTGCAGGCGCATTGGAATCTTTGGAGACGATGACGATGTGTCAAGTATGGCCTACACTGGTCGAGAGTTTGATGATCTGTCTGCTGTGACCCAGCGCGAGGCGGTGCTCTCTGCCCGTTGCTTTGCCCGTGTCGAGCCATCTCACAAATCCAAGATTGTGGAGTATCTGCAGTCCTACGATGAGATCACTGCCATG ACTGGAGATGGTGTGAATGATGCACCTGCTCTGAAAAAGTCTGAAATTGGCATTGCTATGGGGTCAGGCACAGCCGTGGCTAAGACTGCCTCTGAGATGGTCCTTGCTGATGATAACTTTTCCACCATTGTGGCCGCTGTGGAAGAGGGTCGAGCCATTTACAACAACATGAAACAATTCATCCGCTACCTCATTTCCTCAAATGTCGGCGAGGTGGTCTG TATTTTCTTGACGGCGGCTCTGGGTTTTCCCGAGGCTCTGATTCCAGTTCAGCTTCTGTGGGTGAATCTGGTGACAGACGGTCTGCCTGCAACCGCACTGGGCTTCAACCCACCTGACCTGGACATCATGAGCAAACCCCCTCGCAATGCCAGAGAACCCCTCATCTCTGGATGGCTCTTCTTCAGATACCTGGCCATTGGCT GTTATGTGGGTGCTGCTACTGTAGGAGCTGCTGCATGGTGGTTCATTGCTGCTGAAGACGGACCCAGAGTCACTATCTATCATTTG AGTCACTTCCTTCAGTGTGCACCAGACAACCCTGAGTTTGAGGGGCTGAACTGTGAAGTGTTTGAGTCTCCCTATCCTATGACCATGGCTCTGTCTGTATTAGTCACCATTGAGATGTGCAACGCCCTCAACAG TGTTTCCGAGAACCAGTCTCTGCTTCGCATGCCCCCCTGGGAGAACGTGTGGCTGCTAGGAGCCATCTGCCTCTCAATGTCCCTCCACTTCCTTATCCTTTATGTGGAACCCCTGCCG ATGATCTTCCAGATCACCCCACTGAATGTGACCCAGTGGCTTATGGTGTTGAAGTTTTCCCTGCCAGTCATCTTGCTGGACGAAGTGCTCAAGTTTGTGTCCAGAAACTACCTGGACAAGCCCAAAGACCTGGACGGTCCCAAGAGCATGGCCTGTTCTCTCAGCACTTGCACAGAGGGCATTTCTTGGCCCTTCGTGGCTCTCTCACTCCCCTTGGTGTTGTGGATCTACAGCACTGACACTAACTTGGCCAAAATGTTCTGGTCTTGA